From Betta splendens chromosome 3, fBetSpl5.4, whole genome shotgun sequence, the proteins below share one genomic window:
- the irx6a gene encoding iroquois-class homeodomain protein IRX-6a isoform X1, whose translation MVTKEAAMSFSQFGYPYNATSQFFVSANPSTTCCDSISRSVSDGTGGSQTAAAAAAAASFCCPSYENRLLASSRTELNAALGVYSSPYAAAAAASQNYANYFPYSTDPSAIYSTLNPQYDIKDSTGTLHSGITQTAAYYPYDHSLGQYQYDRYGTVDFNGTARRKNATRETTSTLKTWLYEHRKNPYPTKGEKIMLAIITKMTLTQVSTWFANARRRLKKENKMTWSPKNKANDERKDELNKSDQECVTKDSGDCKEEKDLHLSDLDDMDDDDCDKLDSDCEKAAADERDLQRAMAASASASAAPQKRDCGSELHLSLSNSFHAFPGALKSVAALPPLPPDFLDPVVAKAPPAAGAAALSHFDAADKPRIWSLARTAASGLILSPQQHSSEPRTSNSAGDCQLQSARLTAAPAGQCGAMRSLHEAGGITNAESPFSEGSSLHSKVYGPGSYSHKGLQLHCPSYAALPDTCQYSTIEGFSGGKAEAQSSDLSEACGTLQEDKVTAFRPVMKR comes from the exons ATGGTAACAAAAGAAGCAGCTATGTCTTTCTCGCAATTTGGATATCCGTACAATGCAACTTCACAG TTTTTCGTGTCGGCAAACCCCAGTACGACTTGCTGCGATTCGATTTCCAGGTCGGTCTCTGACGGGACAGGCGGCTCCcagaccgccgccgccgccgccgccgccgcctccttctGCTGCCCGTCCTACGAGAACCGGCTCCTGGCGAGCAGCCGGACCGAGCTCAACGCGGCGCTGGGGGTCTACAGCTCCCCCtacgcggccgcggccgccgccagCCAGAACTACGCCAACTACTTCCCCTACAGCACCGACCCGTCCGCCATCTACTCCACTCTG AACCCCCAGTATGACATTAAGGACAGCACAGGCActttacactctggcatcactCAGACTGCTGCATACTACCCTTATGACCATTCCCTGGGACAGTATCAATACGACAG ATACGGGACAGTAGACTTTAATGGCACGGCCAGAAGGAAGAACGCAACCCGTGAAACCACCAGCACCCTGAAAACGTGGCTGTATGAGCACCGCAAGAACCCGTACCCCACCAAGGGCGAGAAGATCATGCTGGCCATCATCACCAAGATGACCCTCACCCAGGTGTCCACGTGGTTCGCCAACGCCAGGAGGCGGCTAAAGAAGGAGAACAAGATGACCTGGTCCCCGAAGAACAAGGCCAACGACGAGAGGAAAGATGAGCTCAACAAGAGTGACCAGGAGTGTGTCACCAAAG ACTCGGGCGACtgcaaggaggagaaggacctGCATCTGAGCGACCTGGACGACATGGACGACGACGACTGTGACAAACTGGACAGCGACTGTGAAAAAGCGGCGGCGGACGAGCGGGACCTGCAGCGGGCCATggccgcgtccgcgtccgcgtccgcagCGCCTCAAAAGAGAGACTGCGGCTCCGAGCTGCACCTGAGCCTGAGCAACAGCTTCCACGCGTTCCCCGGCGCCCTCAAAAGCGTCGCcgccctcccccccctcccgcccGACTTCCTGGACCCCGTTGTGGCCAAGGCGCCCCCGGCGGCGGGAGCCGCGGCCCTGTCCCACTTCGACGCGGCCGATAAGCCGCGGATATGGTCTCTGGCCCGCACGGCGGCGTCGGGGCTCATTCTGAGCCcgcagcagcacagctctgaGCCGAGGACCAGCAACTCGGCCGGGGACTGCCAGCTCCAGAGCGCCAGGCTCACGGCGGCTCCCGCTGGACAGTGTGGCGCAATGAGAAGCCTCCACGAAGCCGGTGGAATCACCAATGCTGAGAGCCCCTTCTCTGAGGGCTCATCCTTGCACTCTAAAGTTTATGGCCCTGGCAGCTACAGTCACAAGGGCCTCCAGCTGCACTGTCCATCCTATGCTGCCCTCCCAGACACATGCCAGTACTCCACAATTGAAG GATTCTCTGGCGGCAAAGCGGAGGCACAGTCGTCCGACCTCAGTGAGGCCTGTGGGACCCTGCAGGAGGACAAGGTCACTGCATTCAGACCGGTGATGAAGAGGTGA
- the irx6a gene encoding iroquois-class homeodomain protein IRX-6a isoform X2: MQLHRSVSDGTGGSQTAAAAAAAASFCCPSYENRLLASSRTELNAALGVYSSPYAAAAAASQNYANYFPYSTDPSAIYSTLNPQYDIKDSTGTLHSGITQTAAYYPYDHSLGQYQYDRYGTVDFNGTARRKNATRETTSTLKTWLYEHRKNPYPTKGEKIMLAIITKMTLTQVSTWFANARRRLKKENKMTWSPKNKANDERKDELNKSDQECVTKDSGDCKEEKDLHLSDLDDMDDDDCDKLDSDCEKAAADERDLQRAMAASASASAAPQKRDCGSELHLSLSNSFHAFPGALKSVAALPPLPPDFLDPVVAKAPPAAGAAALSHFDAADKPRIWSLARTAASGLILSPQQHSSEPRTSNSAGDCQLQSARLTAAPAGQCGAMRSLHEAGGITNAESPFSEGSSLHSKVYGPGSYSHKGLQLHCPSYAALPDTCQYSTIEGFSGGKAEAQSSDLSEACGTLQEDKVTAFRPVMKR; encoded by the exons ATGCAACTTCACAG GTCGGTCTCTGACGGGACAGGCGGCTCCcagaccgccgccgccgccgccgccgccgcctccttctGCTGCCCGTCCTACGAGAACCGGCTCCTGGCGAGCAGCCGGACCGAGCTCAACGCGGCGCTGGGGGTCTACAGCTCCCCCtacgcggccgcggccgccgccagCCAGAACTACGCCAACTACTTCCCCTACAGCACCGACCCGTCCGCCATCTACTCCACTCTG AACCCCCAGTATGACATTAAGGACAGCACAGGCActttacactctggcatcactCAGACTGCTGCATACTACCCTTATGACCATTCCCTGGGACAGTATCAATACGACAG ATACGGGACAGTAGACTTTAATGGCACGGCCAGAAGGAAGAACGCAACCCGTGAAACCACCAGCACCCTGAAAACGTGGCTGTATGAGCACCGCAAGAACCCGTACCCCACCAAGGGCGAGAAGATCATGCTGGCCATCATCACCAAGATGACCCTCACCCAGGTGTCCACGTGGTTCGCCAACGCCAGGAGGCGGCTAAAGAAGGAGAACAAGATGACCTGGTCCCCGAAGAACAAGGCCAACGACGAGAGGAAAGATGAGCTCAACAAGAGTGACCAGGAGTGTGTCACCAAAG ACTCGGGCGACtgcaaggaggagaaggacctGCATCTGAGCGACCTGGACGACATGGACGACGACGACTGTGACAAACTGGACAGCGACTGTGAAAAAGCGGCGGCGGACGAGCGGGACCTGCAGCGGGCCATggccgcgtccgcgtccgcgtccgcagCGCCTCAAAAGAGAGACTGCGGCTCCGAGCTGCACCTGAGCCTGAGCAACAGCTTCCACGCGTTCCCCGGCGCCCTCAAAAGCGTCGCcgccctcccccccctcccgcccGACTTCCTGGACCCCGTTGTGGCCAAGGCGCCCCCGGCGGCGGGAGCCGCGGCCCTGTCCCACTTCGACGCGGCCGATAAGCCGCGGATATGGTCTCTGGCCCGCACGGCGGCGTCGGGGCTCATTCTGAGCCcgcagcagcacagctctgaGCCGAGGACCAGCAACTCGGCCGGGGACTGCCAGCTCCAGAGCGCCAGGCTCACGGCGGCTCCCGCTGGACAGTGTGGCGCAATGAGAAGCCTCCACGAAGCCGGTGGAATCACCAATGCTGAGAGCCCCTTCTCTGAGGGCTCATCCTTGCACTCTAAAGTTTATGGCCCTGGCAGCTACAGTCACAAGGGCCTCCAGCTGCACTGTCCATCCTATGCTGCCCTCCCAGACACATGCCAGTACTCCACAATTGAAG GATTCTCTGGCGGCAAAGCGGAGGCACAGTCGTCCGACCTCAGTGAGGCCTGTGGGACCCTGCAGGAGGACAAGGTCACTGCATTCAGACCGGTGATGAAGAGGTGA